One stretch of Zingiber officinale cultivar Zhangliang chromosome 6B, Zo_v1.1, whole genome shotgun sequence DNA includes these proteins:
- the LOC121992854 gene encoding poly [ADP-ribose] polymerase tankyrase-like, producing MAVPGRRNGVMGDDDDDDEILLGDGNVLAELDLEPDVPPHLRALFVAVETGNVDALRRALDNHNGSIDEPVEDGDTVLHLACLYGYFSCVQLLLERGASLEAKDEEGAIPLHDACASGFLEIVQYMLSFASGPDVITRMLNVTDTEGDTPLHHAARGEHLGVVRLLLAAGASPMKININGKIPADLADQDTEVRSILTEAAAAADAVQC from the exons ATGGCCGTTCCAGGGAGGCGCAACGGTGTGATgggcgacgacgacgacgacgacgaaatcCTCTTGGGCGACGGCAATGTCTTAGCCGAGCTTGATCTCGAACCCGACGTCCCCCCTCACCTCCGCGCCCTCTTCGTGGCCGTCGAGACCGGAAACGTTGACGCCCTTCGGCGGGCCCTGG ATAATCATAATGGAAGCATTGATGAACCCGTTGAAGATGGTGATACAGTTCTTCACTTAGCTTGTCTCTATGGGTATTTTTCATGTGTTCAG TTACTTCTAGAGCGTGGAGCTAGCTTGGAGGCCAAGGATGAGGAAGGGGCCATTCCGCTTCATGATGCTTGTGCTAGCG GATTTCTTGAGATAGTTCAATACATGCTGAGCTTTGCCAGTGGCCCCGATGTTATAACCCGCATGTTAAATGTTACTGATACGGAAGGCGATACT CCTCTGCATCATGCTGCAAGGGGAGAGCATCTTGGTGTAGTACGGCTGTTGCTTGCAGCTGGGGCTTCTCCAATGAAGATAAACATAAACGGAAAG ATTCCGGCGGATCTTGCAGACCAGGATACAGAAGTTCGGAGCATTTTAACTGAGGCTGCAGCCGCTGCTGATGCTGTGCAATGCTAG
- the LOC121992855 gene encoding inosine triphosphate pyrophosphatase has translation MPMVLLRPVTFVTGNAKKLEEVRSILGQSIPFQSLKLDLPELQGEPEEISKEKARQAAVSVNGPVLVEDTCLCFNALNGLPGPYIKWFLQKTGHEGLNNLLKAYEDKSAYAMCIFSLSLGPSNEPITFVGKTQGKIVPPRGPNDFGWDPIFQPDGYEQTYAEMPKEEKNKISHRSKALALVKSHFASASYIFETDA, from the exons ATGCCGATGGTACTGTTGCGGCCCGTAACATTCGTCACCGGGAACGCTAAGAAGCTGGAGGAGGTCCGATCCATCCTCGGCCAGTCCATCCCCTTCCAGTCCCTCAAGCTAGATC TGCCTGAATTACAAGGTGAACCAGAAGAAATATCCAAGGAAAAGGCCCGACAGGCTGCAGTCTCG gTAAACGGGCCTGTACTAGTGGAAGACACTTGTCTGTGCTTTAATGCTTTAAATGGCCTCCCAG GACCTTATAT AAAGTGGTTCTTGCAGAAGACTGGACATGAAG GTTTGAACAATCTGCTGAAGGCTTATGAAGATAAATCAGCCTATGCAATGTGcattttttctctttctcttggTCCAAGTAACGAACCCATTACATTTGTTGGAAAAACTCAG GGTAAAATCGTTCCTCCGAGAGGGCCCAATGATTTCGGATGGGATCCAATCTTCCAACCAGATGGCTACGAGCAAAC CTATGCTGAGATGCCCAAGGAGGAAAAGAACAAGATATCTCATCGTTCGAAGGCACTGGCATTGGTGAAATCTCACTTTGCATCTGCTAGTTACATCTTCGAAACAGATGCTTAA
- the LOC121992853 gene encoding ADP-ribosylation factor 1-like — translation MGLTFAKLFSRLFAKKEMRILMVGLDAAGKTTILYKLKLGEIVTTIPTIGFNVETVEYKNISFTVWDVGGQDKIRPLWRHYFQNTQGLIFVVDSNDRDRVVEARDELHRMLNEDELRDAVLLVFANKQDLPNAMNAAEITDKLGLHSLRQRHWYIQSTCATSGEGLYEGLDWLSSNIASK, via the exons ATGGGGCTCACTTTCGCGAAGCTATTTAGCCGCCTGTTTGCGAAGAAGGAGATGAGGATCCTGATGGTCGGGCTTGATGCTGCTGGAAAGACGACCATCCTTTACAAGCTTAAGCTTGGAGAGATCGTCACCACCATTCCAACAATCG GATTCAATGTGGAAACTGTTGAGTACAAGAACATTAGTTTCACTGTATGGGATGTTGGTGGTCAGGACAAG ATCAGACCTCTGTGGAGGCATTACTTCCAAAACACACAGGGACTTATTTTTGTTGTTGATAGCAATGACCGAGATCGTGTCGTTGAAGCAAGAGATGAACTTCACAGGATGCTTAATGAG GACGAGTTAAGGGATGCTGTTTTGCTTGTGTTCGCTAACAAACAAGACCTTCCAAATGCAATGAATGCTGCCGAAATAACTGATAAGCTTGGTCTTCATTCTCTCCGTCAGCGGCACTG GTACATACAAAGCACTTGTGCTACATCAGGTGAAGGTCTGTATGAAGGGCTTGATTGGCTCTCCAGCAACATTGCCAGCAAG TAA